A genomic stretch from Nitrospira defluvii includes:
- a CDS encoding ABC transporter permease produces MRRKAVGLRVVSLLAMLFLYGPILVLVAYSFNAAHLSMAWRGTTLKWYAALVHDEALLAATANSLVIAVVSTIGATVLGGLLAFGMEAMSPGRQRLLEGSLVLPLVIPEVMMGVALMLFFVLLKMPLGLTTVILGHIVFNIPLVTIMIRTRLRKLDPALREAAEDLGADAWHTFRHVTFPLLRPAIWGAVLVAFTVSLDDFLVTFFTAGPGATTLPLKVYSMIKSGVTPEINALSALLVLVSMACVALSLHLQRREV; encoded by the coding sequence ATGAGACGGAAGGCGGTGGGGCTGCGAGTGGTCAGCCTGCTGGCCATGCTGTTTCTGTACGGGCCGATCCTGGTGCTCGTTGCGTACTCGTTTAATGCCGCGCATCTATCCATGGCCTGGCGAGGGACGACGTTGAAATGGTACGCAGCGCTTGTCCATGACGAGGCCCTTCTGGCGGCGACGGCCAACAGTTTGGTGATCGCCGTGGTGTCGACCATCGGCGCCACCGTTCTGGGTGGTTTGCTGGCGTTCGGCATGGAGGCGATGTCTCCCGGTCGACAACGACTCCTCGAAGGCAGTCTAGTGCTCCCCCTTGTGATTCCCGAAGTGATGATGGGCGTCGCCTTGATGCTGTTTTTTGTGCTGCTCAAGATGCCGCTCGGACTCACCACCGTCATCCTCGGCCATATCGTGTTCAACATTCCGCTGGTGACGATCATGATCCGGACGCGTTTGCGCAAACTTGACCCGGCCTTGCGCGAAGCAGCCGAGGATCTGGGGGCAGATGCCTGGCACACGTTCCGGCATGTGACCTTTCCGCTGCTACGCCCGGCCATCTGGGGGGCGGTTCTGGTGGCGTTTACCGTCTCGCTCGATGACTTTCTGGTCACGTTTTTTACGGCCGGTCCCGGCGCAACCACCTTGCCCTTGAAGGTCTATTCGATGATCAAGTCCGGCGTCACGCCTGAAATCAACGCCCTGTCGGCGTTGTTGGTACTGGTCTCGATGGCCTGCGTCGCCCTCTCCCTCCATCTGCAGCGCCGCGAGGTGTAA
- a CDS encoding ABC transporter permease, with amino-acid sequence MLTHRTSSVTLAPREACRSCWLAVPGLVWMALFFLVPLGLVFAISFASRGTYGGIVWEFTTANYLDLLHPLYGKILGHSLWYATLTTACCFMLGFPLAYVIARSPARWQPVLLLLVMLPFWTNFLVRTYAWMILLRHDGLINSVLVSLGIVTAPLELLYTPTAVVIGLVYGYLPFMVLPLYVAVERLDPVLVEAAWDLYASRWAVFSRVVVPLTMPGIVGGCVLVFIPSIGSFITPDLLGGARSMMIGNLIQHEYLVVRDWPLGSAVSFVLMAVVMAAVALYYRHADRSAGSVEER; translated from the coding sequence ATGCTGACGCATCGTACTTCATCCGTCACCTTGGCCCCGAGAGAGGCCTGCCGTTCCTGCTGGCTGGCCGTTCCCGGTCTGGTCTGGATGGCCCTGTTTTTTCTGGTTCCGCTCGGACTGGTTTTTGCCATCAGTTTCGCATCGCGCGGGACTTATGGCGGTATCGTGTGGGAGTTCACCACGGCGAATTATCTCGATCTCCTGCATCCGCTGTATGGCAAGATTCTGGGGCACTCATTGTGGTACGCGACGCTTACCACGGCCTGCTGTTTTATGCTGGGTTTTCCGCTCGCGTACGTGATTGCCAGGAGTCCGGCCCGCTGGCAGCCGGTGCTGCTGCTCCTCGTGATGTTGCCGTTCTGGACAAACTTTCTCGTCCGTACCTACGCCTGGATGATCCTCCTGCGGCATGACGGTCTCATCAACAGTGTGTTGGTTTCCCTGGGGATTGTCACGGCCCCGCTGGAGTTGCTCTATACGCCGACGGCCGTCGTGATCGGATTGGTCTACGGGTACCTCCCGTTCATGGTGTTACCTCTGTATGTGGCGGTTGAGCGGCTGGACCCTGTGTTGGTGGAGGCGGCCTGGGATCTCTATGCATCCCGATGGGCGGTGTTTTCACGGGTGGTGGTGCCGTTGACCATGCCCGGTATCGTCGGCGGGTGCGTGCTGGTGTTCATTCCCTCGATCGGTTCGTTCATCACGCCGGATCTGTTAGGCGGGGCGCGTAGCATGATGATCGGCAATCTGATTCAACACGAGTATCTCGTGGTACGCGACTGGCCCCTGGGGTCAGCCGTGTCGTTCGTGCTGATGGCGGTCGTCATGGCCGCGGTCGCGTTGTACTACCGCCATGCCGATCGATCGGCCGGTTCGGTGGAGGAACGATGA
- a CDS encoding DEAD/DEAH box helicase, producing the protein MTTHELEALLLQQPVALLHRLARGRISRHFRSGKRKLVDLLLQASAENRPGLESDLLALIEEQKNRRQSAPVENARTAKVHLKSAGSPTGPRPPKPEEHGHHEPPVSLHEWLSGLGVPSPQPFVPDAWQVEALARLAETDVVVSVPTGSGKTYVAIEATKRAMQDNRTVIYTSPLKALSNTKFTEFSRLFGPEQVGILTGDRREHAQAPLLIMTTEILRNLLYDAAGGEIDVRLDTLGLVIMDESQYLADPERGVVWEETLIFCPAQARLLLLSASIGNPQDIADWLTAIRPTPCSLIRHTKRSVPLRAGYLHPNEKLTPLFRTAGIPYGQPYLLHPEAKRLFAEYEEETGSSRSR; encoded by the coding sequence GTGACGACCCACGAACTCGAAGCCCTGCTGCTGCAACAACCGGTCGCCCTGCTCCACCGCCTGGCACGAGGGCGGATCAGCAGGCACTTCCGCTCCGGAAAACGCAAACTCGTCGATTTGCTGCTCCAGGCCTCTGCTGAGAATCGACCCGGCTTGGAATCGGATCTGCTGGCCTTGATCGAGGAGCAGAAGAACAGGCGGCAGAGTGCGCCGGTCGAGAACGCTCGAACCGCCAAGGTCCACCTGAAATCAGCTGGTTCGCCTACGGGACCACGCCCGCCGAAACCCGAGGAGCACGGCCACCATGAGCCACCGGTTTCGCTGCACGAGTGGTTGTCGGGCCTCGGCGTTCCCTCACCGCAGCCCTTCGTGCCGGACGCCTGGCAAGTTGAAGCCCTGGCGCGTCTGGCGGAAACCGATGTCGTCGTGAGCGTCCCGACCGGAAGCGGAAAAACCTATGTGGCCATCGAAGCCACCAAACGGGCGATGCAGGACAACCGCACCGTCATCTATACGTCGCCGCTGAAAGCGCTCTCCAATACGAAATTTACCGAATTCTCACGCCTGTTCGGCCCAGAACAGGTGGGAATCCTCACCGGCGATCGACGAGAGCATGCTCAGGCGCCTTTGCTCATCATGACCACAGAAATCCTCAGAAATCTCTTGTACGATGCGGCCGGAGGCGAAATCGATGTGCGCCTGGACACCCTCGGTCTGGTCATTATGGATGAATCGCAGTACCTGGCGGATCCTGAACGTGGAGTGGTGTGGGAGGAGACGCTGATTTTCTGCCCCGCTCAGGCTCGCCTGCTGTTGCTCTCCGCCTCCATCGGGAATCCGCAGGACATTGCCGATTGGTTGACCGCCATTCGCCCCACGCCCTGTTCGCTCATCCGTCACACGAAACGGTCGGTGCCCCTGCGCGCCGGCTACCTGCATCCCAATGAAAAACTCACGCCGCTGTTCAGAACGGCTGGAATCCCCTACGGCCAACCCTACCTCCTGCACCCGGAAGCCAAGCGCCTGTTTGCGGAGTACGAGGAAGAAACCGGCTCCTCCCGCTCACGCTGA
- a CDS encoding helicase-related protein, producing the protein MPPSIHPVDLVATLRQRHLTPAIIFLTSRRACDEAMQSFERSQVTLPKMQQEQIARVLAQVIEQYPSIAEHPLIETVQRIGVAAHHAGHLPSWKIAVEELMRTGSLDAVFATTTLAAGVDFPARTVVVTQSSIRKARDFTDLTASEIQQLAGRAGRRGKDLVGFAVITPSPYIDLTVLTKGLTGQPEAIHSQFVITYPMVLNLLKAHPREQIQSILAKSFAQFQLNQRTAVLETKLDGLRAEMEPFGPRVCSDWITQWQVFEQARKRKKPRSPFAKQESPEVAARMHFLTPGRVVGLVRGRGIILRQYRSKGQHAPMVTLLREGGSLNECPASIVTQVFDRTFECEETSSYPWCTAQSLDQLTHHLTDLPPRLPILPILTHQNEETPLDSSIVQTLGDFACPTCPSRQACQRDFPRASRVRQEIQRHMKSIQALQTSLWHRFQERIDVLERFGYLNAQAQLTADGEWARLIRIDHSLLITELIRAEAFGAIDPPLLAAVMASIAHDDDRPGSFPRGSAGLVTLLFQVRKLAESLAPHEAPPMLRADVAALTERWVADQTLTWIGLARLTTMAEGDMFRLFARTIEFLSQLKTLKSTHPSLAESAEKAIAAMRRGVLEELP; encoded by the coding sequence ATGCCGCCGTCGATCCATCCGGTTGATCTGGTCGCGACCCTCCGCCAACGACACCTTACCCCTGCGATCATCTTCCTCACCTCGAGACGGGCCTGTGACGAAGCGATGCAATCGTTCGAACGCAGTCAAGTCACCCTGCCGAAAATGCAACAAGAGCAGATCGCCCGCGTCCTGGCACAGGTCATCGAACAATATCCCAGCATTGCGGAACATCCGCTCATCGAGACGGTCCAACGCATCGGCGTGGCCGCGCACCATGCGGGGCATCTGCCGTCCTGGAAGATCGCCGTGGAAGAGTTGATGCGCACCGGCTCCCTTGATGCCGTCTTTGCAACCACCACGCTGGCCGCCGGTGTGGACTTTCCCGCCAGGACCGTCGTCGTGACGCAATCCAGCATCCGCAAGGCGCGTGATTTCACCGACCTGACCGCGAGCGAAATTCAACAACTGGCCGGCCGCGCCGGCCGCCGCGGCAAAGACCTCGTCGGATTCGCGGTCATCACGCCCTCTCCCTACATCGATTTGACGGTCTTGACCAAGGGCCTCACCGGACAGCCCGAGGCGATTCACAGTCAGTTCGTGATTACCTATCCGATGGTCTTGAACCTGCTCAAGGCGCACCCCCGCGAACAGATTCAATCCATCCTGGCCAAGAGCTTCGCCCAATTTCAGCTGAATCAGCGCACGGCGGTGCTCGAAACCAAACTGGACGGCCTGCGGGCGGAAATGGAACCGTTCGGCCCGCGTGTCTGCTCGGACTGGATCACGCAGTGGCAGGTCTTCGAGCAGGCGCGCAAACGGAAAAAGCCTCGCAGCCCCTTCGCGAAGCAGGAATCGCCGGAGGTCGCAGCCCGGATGCACTTCCTCACGCCTGGTCGAGTGGTGGGACTGGTGCGGGGACGGGGCATCATCCTGCGTCAATATCGTAGCAAGGGGCAACACGCGCCGATGGTCACCCTCTTGCGGGAGGGCGGTTCGCTCAACGAATGCCCCGCGTCGATCGTGACGCAGGTCTTCGATCGCACCTTCGAGTGCGAAGAAACCTCATCCTATCCATGGTGTACGGCACAGTCGCTGGACCAGTTGACGCACCACCTCACCGATCTTCCCCCAAGGCTGCCGATCCTGCCCATCCTGACGCACCAAAACGAGGAGACCCCGCTCGACAGTTCCATCGTGCAAACGCTGGGCGACTTCGCTTGTCCCACCTGCCCGTCGCGGCAGGCGTGCCAGCGCGATTTCCCCCGCGCCTCGCGGGTGCGCCAGGAGATCCAACGGCACATGAAGTCGATTCAAGCACTCCAAACGAGCTTATGGCACCGCTTTCAAGAACGAATCGATGTACTGGAGCGATTCGGCTACCTGAACGCCCAGGCCCAACTCACAGCCGACGGAGAATGGGCCCGATTGATCCGCATTGATCACTCGCTGCTCATCACTGAGTTGATTCGTGCGGAGGCCTTCGGCGCCATCGATCCCCCCTTGCTGGCGGCCGTGATGGCAAGTATCGCTCATGACGATGATCGCCCCGGCTCCTTTCCACGCGGCAGTGCGGGACTGGTCACACTCCTGTTCCAAGTCCGCAAACTGGCGGAGAGCCTCGCCCCTCATGAAGCCCCGCCGATGCTCCGCGCCGACGTCGCCGCGCTGACGGAACGGTGGGTGGCGGATCAGACGCTCACCTGGATCGGTCTCGCCAGACTGACCACCATGGCAGAAGGCGACATGTTCCGACTGTTCGCGCGGACGATCGAGTTCTTGTCCCAACTGAAAACGTTGAAGAGCACCCATCCTTCGCTGGCGGAATCAGCCGAGAAGGCCATTGCCGCAATGCGTCGAGGGGTGCTGGAGGAACTGCCGTGA
- a CDS encoding ABC transporter ATP-binding protein: MANFSIPPVIASSSSSSPAPPTIEVQGIVRRHGAVTAVDRVSFEVRRGEFFSILGPSGAGKTSVLRMLAGFEDPDEGDVRIDGRSMLGVPPNRRPVNLVFQSYALFPHLTVKDNVAFGLKMRRVPATQIDEEVRQALTMVKLLGKESRRPGQLSGGEQQRVALARALVNKPAVVLLDEPLAALDQQLRQAMQVELKSIQEQAGLTCVCVTHHQEEAMMMSDRIAVMHQGRMWQVGTPREVYARPCNLFVSRFLGVSNELTGRLGDSVGGDRLFHPTDPELSPFPLRIETSEAVGRLATLSLRPEQLHMSRDRPTSAGPLLSGRIQKTMFAGSETKYLVRVGRESLWEARTNGSETPALTPGGQIFLHWASSDGRLFFE, encoded by the coding sequence ATGGCCAACTTTTCCATCCCTCCCGTCATCGCGTCTTCTTCCTCCAGTTCTCCCGCACCGCCGACCATTGAGGTTCAGGGCATCGTGCGTCGCCACGGGGCAGTCACAGCCGTGGATCGGGTCAGTTTCGAGGTGCGTCGGGGCGAATTTTTCTCCATCCTCGGTCCCAGCGGCGCGGGCAAGACCTCCGTCCTGCGTATGCTGGCCGGCTTTGAAGATCCGGACGAAGGCGATGTGCGGATCGACGGTCGGTCTATGCTCGGGGTCCCGCCGAACCGGCGGCCTGTCAATCTGGTCTTTCAATCGTACGCGCTCTTTCCCCATCTCACCGTCAAAGACAACGTGGCATTCGGCCTCAAAATGCGGCGAGTTCCCGCCACGCAGATTGATGAGGAGGTGCGGCAGGCGCTCACGATGGTCAAGCTGCTCGGCAAAGAGTCGCGGAGGCCAGGGCAGTTATCCGGCGGCGAGCAGCAGCGGGTCGCCCTTGCCAGGGCGCTGGTGAACAAACCGGCGGTCGTGTTGCTTGACGAGCCGCTGGCGGCGTTGGATCAACAATTGCGGCAGGCGATGCAGGTTGAGCTGAAATCCATCCAGGAGCAGGCCGGATTGACCTGTGTCTGCGTCACGCATCATCAGGAAGAGGCGATGATGATGTCGGATCGTATCGCCGTCATGCACCAGGGACGTATGTGGCAGGTGGGAACTCCTCGTGAGGTCTACGCCAGGCCGTGCAACCTATTTGTCTCGCGATTTCTCGGGGTCTCGAACGAACTGACCGGCCGCCTGGGTGACAGCGTGGGAGGAGATCGTCTTTTTCATCCCACCGACCCCGAACTGTCTCCATTTCCGCTCCGCATTGAAACTTCGGAAGCCGTCGGTCGCCTCGCTACCCTGTCGCTACGGCCGGAACAGCTCCACATGTCGCGCGACCGACCGACCTCTGCCGGTCCCCTTTTGTCCGGTCGCATTCAAAAGACAATGTTTGCCGGAAGCGAGACGAAATATCTGGTGCGGGTCGGCCGCGAGAGTCTCTGGGAGGCCAGGACGAACGGTTCCGAGACACCGGCCTTGACGCCCGGGGGACAGATCTTTCTCCACTGGGCGTCCTCCGATGGGCGATTATTCTTCGAGTGA
- a CDS encoding TolC family protein, which yields MRHDETGFRLRSAAVAWSTRIGLAFLLVICTTPVGGWGHAADSIGLSTSPFVPPVVRLNLSEAMALFLKQNLDLLIAKYGIESSKGQQITARLFPNPVAQIGNVASFTQGNTLSKSGALTMQVQQLFELAGKRGYRIESAGFGVQSVEADFEDAVRQLGFTIKDAYYRVLVAQRRLALAEENRDRFARILDVNTIRFKKGYIAEVDLIRIRLQVVDFQSQVIESIQEGETARAELRQLLRLSPASKLELTTEMDYRRVDPDMGKLRSVALEIRPDIKSRRAALLQREADLKLAKAFRVPDVTIGAGYSIQGPQGPDNQQMAILNLGVPLPLFNRNQGGIVQAEVGVQSAQAALDRTVNQVENQVDVAYQNLLQSRRLVEAYLAGVLEDARSTFTIVERAYERGGATILDLLDAARTSRTIQQNFIEALFSYQHNLFQLESSVGQEIAS from the coding sequence ATGCGCCATGATGAAACTGGCTTCAGACTACGTAGCGCTGCCGTAGCTTGGAGCACTCGCATCGGCTTGGCATTCCTCCTGGTGATCTGTACCACGCCCGTCGGGGGGTGGGGACACGCAGCAGACTCAATCGGCCTCTCCACCTCACCGTTCGTGCCTCCGGTGGTCCGTTTGAATCTGTCCGAAGCGATGGCCCTCTTTCTGAAACAAAACCTGGATCTCCTCATCGCGAAGTATGGCATCGAATCCAGCAAGGGGCAGCAGATTACGGCTCGCCTCTTCCCGAACCCGGTGGCGCAGATCGGTAACGTGGCGTCTTTTACGCAGGGCAATACGCTGTCCAAGTCCGGAGCGCTCACGATGCAAGTGCAGCAGCTGTTTGAGTTGGCCGGCAAGCGCGGGTACCGCATTGAGAGTGCCGGATTCGGTGTCCAGTCGGTGGAAGCGGATTTCGAGGATGCGGTGCGGCAACTGGGGTTCACGATCAAGGATGCCTACTACCGTGTCTTGGTGGCGCAGCGTCGGCTGGCGCTGGCGGAGGAGAATCGGGATCGATTTGCCAGGATTCTGGATGTCAACACGATTCGTTTTAAGAAGGGCTATATCGCCGAGGTCGACCTGATTCGTATCCGGTTGCAGGTGGTGGATTTTCAGTCGCAGGTGATCGAGTCGATTCAGGAGGGCGAGACGGCACGGGCGGAGTTGCGACAACTGCTTCGGCTCTCGCCCGCGTCGAAACTGGAACTGACGACGGAGATGGACTATCGGCGGGTCGATCCTGATATGGGGAAGCTCCGGTCGGTCGCGTTGGAGATTCGGCCTGACATCAAGAGCCGGCGGGCGGCGCTGTTGCAGCGCGAAGCGGATCTGAAGTTAGCCAAGGCCTTCCGAGTCCCGGATGTGACTATCGGTGCCGGGTATTCGATACAAGGGCCGCAGGGGCCGGACAATCAGCAGATGGCGATCTTAAATTTGGGCGTGCCCTTGCCGTTGTTCAATCGTAATCAGGGCGGGATCGTGCAGGCCGAAGTCGGGGTGCAATCGGCCCAGGCAGCGTTGGATCGCACGGTCAACCAGGTCGAGAATCAGGTGGATGTAGCCTATCAAAATCTCCTGCAGAGCCGCCGACTAGTGGAAGCGTATCTGGCCGGCGTGTTGGAAGACGCCCGTTCGACGTTTACCATCGTGGAACGCGCGTATGAACGGGGCGGCGCCACGATTTTGGATCTGCTGGACGCGGCCCGGACGTCTCGAACGATTCAACAGAACTTCATCGAAGCGCTCTTTTCCTATCAACACAACCTGTTTCAACTGGAAAGTTCCGTCGGACAGGAGATTGCCTCATGA
- a CDS encoding polyamine ABC transporter substrate-binding protein: protein MKTWFRSMFLTGVWLLALVGGLSGCGQGTEGESGEARPVLHYFTWSDYVGPEIIAEFERREQVKVVIDTFSSNEELLAKLQSGATGYDVAVPSDFMVAMMIQQGLLQELEAQVMPNISLLEPHLQALPFDPEGRFSVPYLWGTVGIGYDSDSISTAPDSWSILWEARYQGRISMLNDQREVFGAVLRSMGQSMNSTDPLVIEAAKERLLKQKPLVKTYTSDHYDQLLASGEVVLAHGWGGQVARAMVERPSIRYVVPKEGATLWADCLVVLKSAPQKALAMRFINYLMEPGVAARTSERLRFASASRPARELVSPAIRDNPAIYPPLDQLARLEWMRDVGKGIRLYDRAWTELKMQ from the coding sequence GTGAAGACGTGGTTCCGGAGCATGTTCCTGACCGGCGTGTGGCTGCTGGCTCTGGTCGGGGGACTCTCCGGCTGTGGCCAAGGCACGGAAGGGGAGTCCGGTGAGGCGAGACCGGTCCTGCACTACTTTACCTGGTCGGACTATGTCGGGCCTGAAATTATCGCGGAGTTCGAGCGGCGAGAACAGGTCAAGGTCGTTATCGACACCTTCAGCAGCAACGAAGAGCTATTGGCCAAGCTGCAGAGCGGCGCGACCGGTTACGATGTGGCCGTTCCATCGGATTTCATGGTCGCCATGATGATTCAGCAGGGGCTCCTGCAGGAGTTGGAGGCCCAGGTTATGCCCAACATCTCGCTGTTGGAGCCGCATCTCCAAGCGCTGCCGTTCGATCCGGAAGGGCGATTTTCGGTTCCCTATCTGTGGGGCACGGTGGGGATCGGCTACGATTCCGACAGCATTTCCACTGCCCCGGACAGTTGGTCGATCCTGTGGGAAGCTCGCTACCAGGGGCGGATCAGCATGTTGAACGATCAGCGGGAAGTGTTCGGTGCGGTCTTGCGATCCATGGGGCAATCGATGAACAGCACCGATCCGCTGGTGATCGAGGCGGCGAAGGAGCGGTTGCTGAAACAGAAGCCGCTGGTCAAAACCTATACGAGTGATCACTACGACCAGCTGCTGGCCTCGGGCGAGGTGGTGCTGGCCCATGGGTGGGGAGGGCAGGTGGCTCGTGCCATGGTGGAGCGACCGTCCATTCGGTATGTGGTACCGAAGGAAGGGGCAACCCTCTGGGCCGATTGTCTGGTTGTGCTCAAGTCCGCACCCCAGAAAGCGCTCGCCATGAGGTTCATCAACTATCTGATGGAGCCCGGGGTGGCCGCTCGCACGTCGGAGCGCCTCCGCTTTGCATCCGCCTCCAGGCCGGCGCGTGAGTTGGTCAGTCCCGCGATCAGGGACAATCCTGCCATCTATCCACCGCTGGATCAGTTGGCCCGCCTGGAATGGATGCGGGATGTGGGGAAGGGTATTCGCCTGTACGACCGGGCCTGGACGGAGCTGAAAATGCAGTGA
- the glgC gene encoding glucose-1-phosphate adenylyltransferase codes for MANIFTMVLAGGKGERLQPLTDQRAKPAVPFGGKYRIIDFTLSNCLNSGLRQMAVLIQYKSHSLDRHIRTGWNILNPELGEYIVSVPPQQRISEEWYRGTADAVYQNLFLLDNDHPEFLLVLAGDHIYKMNYADMYNLLIEKQADAVVGAIETPVAEANRFGVIGVDDDRRILSFDEKPDKPMHIPGDPSQAFVSMGIYLFRTEVVREQLIRDAKEGTKHDFGKNIIPRMIKECRVYAFKFQDENKKAVKYWRDIGTLDAYWEANMDLVSVDPQFNLYDEHWPIRTYQGQFPPAKFVFAQDFQGGRMGVALDSIVCGGCIISGGRVQNSVLSPHVRVHDHADVRESVVMENVVIGEHARIRRAIIDKDVIIPPKTVIGFDPAADRQRFKVTDSGLVVISKGMKLHAAVDPSG; via the coding sequence ATGGCGAACATCTTCACGATGGTCCTGGCAGGAGGAAAAGGCGAACGCCTCCAACCCCTCACAGACCAACGCGCAAAACCCGCAGTCCCCTTCGGCGGAAAATATCGCATCATCGATTTCACCCTGAGCAATTGTCTGAACTCCGGCCTGCGACAGATGGCCGTGTTGATTCAGTATAAATCACACTCCCTCGACCGCCATATCCGCACAGGTTGGAACATTCTCAACCCCGAACTGGGCGAATACATCGTCTCGGTGCCTCCCCAGCAGCGCATCAGCGAAGAGTGGTATCGCGGCACGGCGGATGCGGTCTATCAAAACCTGTTCCTCCTCGACAACGACCATCCCGAGTTCCTCCTGGTGCTGGCCGGCGATCACATCTACAAGATGAACTATGCCGACATGTACAACCTGCTGATTGAAAAGCAGGCCGATGCCGTCGTCGGCGCGATCGAAACCCCCGTGGCTGAGGCGAACCGGTTCGGGGTCATCGGCGTCGATGACGATCGCCGCATCTTGAGTTTCGATGAAAAGCCGGACAAGCCCATGCACATTCCCGGCGACCCGAGTCAGGCGTTCGTCTCCATGGGCATCTACTTGTTCCGCACGGAGGTCGTGCGCGAGCAACTGATCCGGGATGCCAAGGAAGGCACGAAGCATGATTTCGGCAAGAACATCATTCCCCGGATGATCAAAGAATGCCGCGTGTACGCCTTCAAATTTCAGGACGAAAACAAGAAGGCGGTGAAATATTGGCGGGACATCGGCACGCTCGACGCCTATTGGGAAGCCAATATGGATTTGGTCTCCGTCGATCCGCAATTCAATCTCTACGATGAGCATTGGCCGATCCGCACCTACCAGGGGCAGTTTCCACCCGCCAAGTTCGTCTTCGCCCAGGACTTTCAGGGCGGCCGCATGGGGGTAGCGTTGGACTCCATCGTCTGCGGCGGCTGCATCATTTCCGGTGGGCGCGTCCAGAACTCGGTACTGTCGCCGCATGTCCGCGTGCATGACCATGCGGATGTGCGGGAATCGGTGGTGATGGAAAATGTGGTGATCGGCGAACATGCCCGCATCCGCCGCGCCATCATCGACAAGGATGTCATCATTCCACCCAAAACCGTGATCGGCTTCGACCCGGCCGCGGATCGTCAACGTTTCAAAGTCACCGATTCCGGATTGGTGGTCATTTCAAAGGGAATGAAACTGCATGCCGCCGTCGATCCATCCGGTTGA